A DNA window from Vibrio tarriae contains the following coding sequences:
- the ribB gene encoding 3,4-dihydroxy-2-butanone-4-phosphate synthase: MNQSSLLAEFGDPITRVENALQALREGRGVLLLDDEDRENEGDIIYAVESLTTAQMALMIRECSGIVCLCLTETQADRLALPPMVVNNNSANQTAFTVSIEAKHGVTTGVSAQDRVTTIKTAANPQAKPEDLARPGHVFPLRARAGGVLARRGHTEGTVDLMQMAGLQPAGVLCELTNPDGSMAKTPEIIEFGKLHNMPVLTIEDMVQYRIQFDLKLA; the protein is encoded by the coding sequence ATGAATCAGTCCTCATTACTTGCCGAATTCGGCGACCCAATTACTCGTGTAGAAAACGCACTGCAAGCCTTACGTGAAGGGCGTGGTGTGCTGCTGCTCGATGATGAAGATCGCGAAAACGAAGGCGATATTATCTACGCAGTAGAATCTCTTACTACAGCGCAAATGGCGCTGATGATCCGTGAATGCAGCGGCATTGTCTGTTTGTGCCTAACAGAAACACAAGCCGATCGTTTAGCCCTGCCGCCTATGGTGGTCAACAACAACAGCGCTAACCAAACGGCGTTTACGGTATCCATTGAGGCCAAACACGGCGTAACCACGGGAGTTTCCGCGCAAGATCGCGTCACCACCATCAAAACCGCAGCGAACCCACAAGCAAAGCCAGAAGATTTGGCGCGTCCCGGCCATGTATTCCCATTGCGTGCTCGTGCGGGCGGGGTATTGGCGCGCCGTGGTCATACCGAAGGTACGGTCGATTTGATGCAGATGGCAGGCTTACAACCAGCCGGTGTGTTGTGCGAACTGACCAACCCAGATGGCAGCATGGCAAAAACGCCCGAAATCATCGAGTTTGGCAAACTGCACAATATGCCCGTGTTGACCATTGAAGATATGGTGCAATACCGCATTCAGTTTGATCTAAAACTGGCTTAA
- a CDS encoding chemotaxis protein, translated as MSFRHIITSIMASLSLLLGGCSLLEVKLDSQTTPLTQQELNMRLMTREYAHQFFSAVEQSADQIAAQYEAQDKLHQSYVLLWKINAEEGLQRSAYQLSPMAALIDSWVFTQQMDNFFQTGKGQSIFNGEQAKQTAARLTRDMEQLAQSLLKKERYQTTQTFVKSFAVAHPFTDLTFTRTPAYRAWLQENQIDEAQAISTLGTMPEAMSDVSDRLSLVSEQTPKIMTWKAQLIAMNSALSGEQLTETLQSIQASSASFQDFVNNNPEYMRNLAEYMVIELQPLVEDIDQKTQQHLDKLSDERAALEVMVARERAEIAAIIHTERAQFAADIDQISQNVLALAMDKVTQFIKSTIIYFVLFIGVIFFAPLGLGYWLGKRSTGKRTS; from the coding sequence ATGAGTTTTCGCCATATAATTACCAGCATCATGGCATCGCTCTCCTTGCTACTCGGTGGGTGTTCTTTATTGGAAGTGAAGCTGGATAGCCAAACTACGCCATTGACTCAGCAAGAGTTGAATATGCGGCTGATGACTCGCGAATATGCCCACCAGTTTTTCTCTGCGGTCGAGCAAAGTGCCGATCAAATCGCTGCGCAATATGAAGCGCAAGATAAGTTGCATCAATCCTATGTCTTACTCTGGAAAATCAATGCGGAAGAAGGTTTACAGCGTTCGGCTTATCAACTTTCACCCATGGCTGCACTGATTGATAGTTGGGTATTTACGCAACAGATGGACAATTTTTTCCAAACAGGGAAAGGGCAATCTATTTTTAACGGTGAGCAGGCTAAGCAAACGGCAGCCCGATTAACTCGCGATATGGAGCAATTGGCTCAGTCGTTGCTGAAAAAAGAGCGTTATCAAACGACGCAAACCTTTGTGAAATCTTTTGCTGTCGCGCACCCTTTTACTGATCTCACTTTCACGCGCACTCCGGCTTATCGAGCTTGGTTGCAAGAGAATCAGATTGATGAAGCGCAAGCCATTTCCACATTGGGAACTATGCCAGAAGCGATGAGTGATGTTTCGGATCGGCTCAGTCTAGTATCGGAACAGACCCCGAAAATCATGACGTGGAAAGCGCAGTTGATTGCGATGAATAGTGCGCTGAGTGGCGAGCAATTGACGGAAACGCTACAAAGCATTCAAGCTTCATCCGCATCATTTCAAGATTTCGTGAATAATAATCCTGAATACATGCGCAACCTTGCAGAATATATGGTCATTGAGCTGCAACCCTTGGTGGAAGATATTGACCAGAAAACCCAGCAACACTTGGATAAACTCAGTGATGAGCGAGCGGCGTTGGAGGTGATGGTAGCCAGAGAGCGAGCTGAAATCGCGGCGATTATCCATACCGAACGTGCACAATTTGCCGCCGATATCGATCAGATTTCGCAGAATGTGTTGGCGTTAGCGATGGATAAAGTCACGCAATTTATTAAGAGCACCATCATATACTTTGTGCTGTTTATCGGGGTGATCTTTTTTGCCCCGCTCGGTCTGGGTTACTGGCTGGGTAAACGCTCTACTGGAAAACGAACAAGCTAA
- the trmY gene encoding tRNA (pseudouridine(54)-N(1))-methyltransferase TrmY — translation MRSFILRARSAPTDSQRLLDEIGGKCHTEILAHCMMNSLFTAQSHREDVVIHLVLESTRDYSRTITVEANEISDVGGFHEAALIALLVKALDASVGMGKEQTRVVQPGLTVRTISFEALLGELAEHHSLYMMDKKGDSIRDIKIGPNPCFILTDHIPMPKKSGNSMKRLGVEKISLGPKMLFASQCVTLIHNEIDHQEAGW, via the coding sequence ATGCGCAGTTTTATCCTTCGAGCTCGCTCCGCACCGACCGATAGCCAACGCCTACTGGACGAAATTGGTGGCAAATGCCATACCGAAATTTTAGCGCACTGCATGATGAACAGCCTGTTTACCGCGCAGTCGCATCGTGAAGATGTGGTGATTCATCTGGTATTGGAAAGCACGCGCGATTATTCACGCACCATCACCGTCGAAGCGAATGAAATCAGCGATGTGGGCGGCTTCCATGAAGCGGCCTTGATAGCTCTATTGGTGAAAGCGCTGGATGCCTCTGTTGGCATGGGCAAAGAACAAACGCGTGTGGTTCAACCGGGCTTAACCGTGCGTACCATCAGCTTTGAAGCCCTACTCGGTGAGCTGGCGGAGCATCATTCGCTGTACATGATGGATAAAAAAGGCGATTCCATTCGCGATATTAAGATTGGCCCGAACCCGTGTTTTATTCTGACCGACCATATCCCGATGCCGAAAAAGAGCGGTAACTCGATGAAGCGTCTCGGGGTAGAAAAAATCAGCCTTGGCCCCAAAATGCTGTTTGCTTCACAGTGTGTCACCCTCATCCATAACGAGATTGATCACCAAGAAGCGGGTTGGTAA